The Flavobacterium sp. HJ-32-4 genome contains a region encoding:
- a CDS encoding diacylglycerol kinase family protein translates to MQRSVLMIANPVAGGVDKTPLIDAAKRFAEERGYRFFVYETTDSNNEAALQQLAKEHRPDRVLIAGGDGTIKMAADALHGHECIFGILPSGSANGLSTDLGFPSALEDNLRIAFSDSVMAMDIVSLNGKKSLHLSDLGLNAQLIRNFEKTAMRGMLGYATKVFTTLKQTRRPFYATIEANDETRRFRAKMIVIANSTKYGTGVTINPKGKMDDGLFEVVVLKKLNFWIFAKIVSGRLPVGQEVEIIQTANARIEADVPVSFQIDGEFCGEERQLEVSILKGEIKVAVP, encoded by the coding sequence ATGCAAAGAAGCGTACTGATGATTGCGAACCCCGTGGCAGGTGGCGTCGATAAAACGCCGCTGATCGACGCCGCGAAACGATTCGCTGAAGAACGTGGCTATCGTTTTTTTGTATATGAGACGACCGATTCGAACAACGAGGCAGCCCTTCAGCAACTGGCAAAAGAACACCGTCCGGATCGTGTGTTGATTGCCGGTGGGGATGGCACCATCAAAATGGCCGCCGATGCCCTTCACGGTCATGAGTGCATCTTCGGGATCCTGCCGTCGGGATCTGCAAACGGACTGTCAACCGACCTCGGATTTCCATCTGCCCTGGAAGACAACCTGCGGATCGCATTTTCCGACAGCGTCATGGCCATGGATATTGTATCCCTGAACGGAAAAAAGAGCCTGCACCTGAGCGATCTCGGACTCAACGCGCAACTCATCCGGAATTTTGAAAAAACGGCGATGCGGGGGATGCTGGGCTATGCCACGAAAGTGTTCACAACCCTCAAGCAAACCCGTCGCCCTTTCTACGCTACGATTGAGGCCAATGACGAAACGCGCCGGTTCCGGGCCAAGATGATTGTCATCGCCAACTCGACGAAATACGGCACCGGGGTGACCATCAACCCAAAGGGAAAGATGGACGATGGCCTGTTTGAAGTGGTCGTCCTCAAGAAACTCAACTTCTGGATTTTTGCCAAAATCGTCAGCGGGCGACTGCCGGTCGGACAGGAAGTGGAGATCATCCAGACCGCCAACGCACGGATCGAGGCCGATGTGCCCGTCAGTTTCCAGATCGACGGGGAATTTTGTGGGGAAGAGCGTCAATTGGAAGTGTCGATCCTCAAAGGCGAAATCAAAGTGGCGGTGCCGTAG
- a CDS encoding App1 family protein, whose amino-acid sequence MRPLLKLYRGYANEAELIVMGHVFRPTTREEYDFQKKRFRNAKWVIRMFRIKTQSNASVYLEHNGQRVHTKTLADGYFKFCIPLTTDVGYGWKDYWVSIRYQDEEIRAKGSYMRPYEGNLGFISDIDDTFLVSHTRNPFRKLYILLFRNVQERKVFEGVVPHYQALSTAGRNNKGEQNAFFYISSSEWNLYRFIVDFTQLHQLPRAVMLLRDIKTSLWDFFITGRGDHGHKFEKIRHILEFYPHLRYTLLGDDSQHDPFLYEDICKIFPVTVQAVYIRQTGDHPKPATVAALANIASMNVATCYFRDSLEAIEHSRSIGLIS is encoded by the coding sequence ATGAGACCCTTACTGAAATTATACCGGGGCTATGCCAACGAAGCCGAACTAATCGTCATGGGCCATGTTTTCCGCCCCACGACGCGGGAGGAGTATGATTTCCAGAAAAAGCGGTTTCGGAACGCCAAATGGGTCATCCGCATGTTCCGGATCAAGACGCAGTCGAACGCGAGCGTATACCTCGAACACAACGGGCAGCGGGTACACACCAAAACCCTGGCCGACGGCTATTTCAAATTTTGCATTCCCCTTACTACCGACGTGGGCTACGGCTGGAAGGATTATTGGGTAAGCATCCGCTACCAGGATGAGGAAATCCGGGCGAAGGGCAGCTACATGCGTCCGTATGAAGGGAATCTGGGTTTCATCTCCGATATCGACGATACGTTTTTGGTATCGCATACGCGAAATCCGTTCCGCAAACTTTACATCCTTCTGTTCCGCAACGTGCAGGAGCGAAAAGTATTCGAAGGTGTCGTGCCGCACTACCAGGCCTTGTCAACCGCCGGACGCAACAACAAGGGCGAGCAGAACGCTTTCTTCTACATTTCCAGCAGTGAATGGAACCTCTACCGCTTCATCGTCGACTTCACGCAGCTGCACCAATTGCCACGTGCCGTCATGCTACTGCGCGACATCAAGACCAGCCTGTGGGATTTTTTTATAACCGGAAGGGGCGATCACGGGCATAAATTTGAAAAGATCCGCCATATACTCGAATTTTATCCGCACTTGCGCTACACGTTGTTGGGCGATGACTCGCAGCACGACCCGTTCCTGTATGAGGATATCTGCAAGATTTTCCCCGTAACCGTCCAGGCTGTCTACATCCGTCAAACGGGTGATCACCCCAAACCCGCTACCGTGGCGGCCCTAGCGAATATTGCGTCCATGAACGTTGCCACCTGTTATTTCCGCGACAGCCTCGAAGCGATTGAACACTCGCGTTCCATCGGTTTGATATCATAA